In a single window of the Drosophila albomicans strain 15112-1751.03 chromosome 3, ASM965048v2, whole genome shotgun sequence genome:
- the LOC117568785 gene encoding 20-hydroxyecdysone protein → MKPVALVLLCLAVACQGRVLLPKEPLDSIPVTIVSESEPQALPLVKEQTAEEPLKVEEVKPAARLETQEEVQTELKEEVKPAEEQAKPELKEAAKPEEAKPELKEAAKPEEAKPELKEEIKSELPAEEKPLIKEEAQPELKEEAKPELKKEAREEVAEIKAEEQPEQQLKSEQPSEIKAEVQTEAKPETQPELKTELKPEQTETQPEAQPEAQPQVQPDSQLKSQPEAQPETQPEVQPAAPVETESSPILKALANSADDVVVAPEVVVDPAEVNVDGVQPHVRQATQATPTQSSTQQNFVQQLIQNSPIGQFLSQFNNGQQQQQQQQQGVQQDNAEQPATPAPTIPGFLNPSVAITSAQNAVQNAAQSVVNTTTQAFQGIQQFANNLGTQFQNTLSGLTGQQQQNAQPTTARPPGPIQSFVNNVFGGNNNATAASPAQQQQQGPLQGIINFLGGNRPTSAPAAAAPAAAAPAQTPGVDDKIEAASDQQASIAENEVRTSAEAIDDSFEEAVPSNEVITVNDDVSSAGDDAVPNNSVDSEQQNTFVDSAVAL, encoded by the coding sequence ATGAAGCCAGTTGCTTTAGTGTTGCTCTGCCTGGCGGTGGCCTGCCAGGGACGTGTGCTGCTGCCCAAGGAACCTCTGGACTCCATTCCCGTGACCATTGTCAGCGAGTCGGAGCCGCAAGCGTTGCCGCTGGTCAAGGAGCAGACAGCGGAGGAGCCACTGAAGGTGGAGGAGGTGAAGCCAGCTGCTAGGCTGGAGACGCAAGAGGAAGTGCAGACTGAGCTCAAGGAGGAAGTTAAGCCAGCAGAGGAGCAAGCCAAGCCTGAGCTGAAAGAAGCAGCCAAGCCAGAGGAAGCTAAGCCTGAGCTCAAAGAAGCCGCCAAGCCAGAGGAAGCCAAGCCTGAGCTGAAAGAAGAAATCAAATCAGAGCTGCCCGCAGAAGAAAAGCCTTTGATCAAGGAAGAAGCGCAGCCTGAGCTCAAAGAGGAAGCCAAGCCGGAACTGAAGAAGGAAGCGCGTGAAGAAGTCGCTGAGATCAAAGCTGAGGAGCAGccagagcagcagctgaagtcAGAGCAGCCAAGTGAAATCAAAGCTGAAGTGCAAACCGAGGCAAAGCCCGAAACTCAGCCTGAATTGAAGACAGAATTGAAGCCAGAACAGACTGAAACACAGCCTGAAGCTCAACCCGAAGCTCAGCCTCAAGTCCAGCCAGATTCTCAGCTCAAATCACAGCCTGAAGCACAGCCTGAAACCCAACCCGAAGTCCAGCCAGCTGCTCCAGTCGAAACCGAATCCTCGCCCATACTCAAAGCACTCGCAAACTCCGCTGATGACGTCGTCGTTGCACCggaagttgttgttgatccCGCTGAAGTCAACGTTGATGGAGTCCAGCCACATGTGCGTCAGGCAACCCAAGCGACACCCACTCAAAGCTCCACGCAACAGAACTTTGTGCAGCAGCTCATTCAGAACTCACCAATTGGTCAATTTCTGAGTCAGTTCAACAAtggtcaacagcagcaacaacaacagcagcaaggtGTGCAACAAGACAATGCTGAGCAACCTGCAACACCCGCACCCACAATTCCTGGTTTCTTGAACCCAAGTGTAGCTATTACTTCGGCACAGAATGCAGTCCAGAATGCGGCACAATCTGTGGTGAATACCACGACTCAGGCATTCCAGGGTATTCAACAGTTTGCCAACAATTTGGGCACACAGTTCCAGAATACATTGTCTGGTTTAACtggtcagcaacagcagaatgCTCAGCCAACCACAGCACGTCCTCCAGGTCCCATTCAATCCTTTGTGAACAATGTTTTCGGTGGTaacaacaatgcaacagcTGCATCGCCAgctcagcaacagcagcagggaCCTCTGCAGGGTATCATCAATTTCTTGGGTGGCAATCGACCAACTAGCGCtccagctgccgctgctccAGCTGCCGCAGCTCCAGCTCAGACACCTGGTGTGGATGACAAGATCGAAGCTGCCTCCGATCAACAGGCTTCCATTGCGGAGAACGAGGTGCGCACCAGTGCCGAGGCCATCGATGATTCCTTCGAGGAGGCGGTGCCTTCCAATGAGGTCATCACTGTCAACGATGATGTCTCCTCGGCTGGCGATGATGCTGTGCCCAACAACTCCGTTGACTCTGAGCAACAGAACACATTTGTTGACTCGGCAGTCGCTCTTTAA